GGCAATGGCCCCACACTGTCATCATCAGAACATGACGCGAACAAGCTGGAGGTGGCCACTAAAAGGCCAAATAATACGCGTTTTAAAAACTGGTTTTTCATTTTGGTTTATTCTCTAATTAAATTGATATATGATACTTAAATGATAGTTCCTTCGTGGCATAGGCCGTGCATTACGGATCTCATAGTCTTCGTTAAAGGCATTTTTTACCTGACCTGAGATTCTTAATGTATGTTTTTGAGATAACAAGAACTTATAAGAAGCTGAAACTCCGGTCAGTGTGTAAGGGTCTATTGATCTTCTATTATCTCCGGTAACATATTGCTCGCCTATATAGAGCTGGTTTATTCCTAATGTGAAATGTGCATGGACTAAATTCAGCGAAGCCTTCCCTTGATGCAAAGGCGTATAGATTACCTGTTTATCCAATTCTTGTAGATTACCGCCCTCACTGATCTCCTGCTTGGTGGATTTTGTATAACTATAATTGCCCCAAAACTGTAGCTTCCAGTCGTCTGACAGTCTGTATCCATATTTTAAAATAAGCTCTGCCCCTCGTGCCCAGATTTTCTGCACATTGACCGGGCTCCATACTGATTCTACTTCCACCCACTGAATCCATTGTGAAATGGTATTACTATAGCCTGTTAATTCAACGGAAAGTTGTGAGTTACCAAACCGCTTTTCAGATAATATACCCAGTTCCGTACTCCACCCCAGCTCGGGTTCCAGATCAGGGTTACCAACTGCTCCGGCCCCTTTCCAGTACAGGTCATTGAAAGTAGGGATTCGATAGCTGCGGGCCACCTTTGATTTCAAAGAGAAGTCGTTATTTAGCGAGTAGTTCAATCCCAGGGAGGGCATCACTGGTGAAAGGTCACCATCACTCAATGTCTCCCTCAAGCCCAGGTTGGCCTCCAGCCTTTCCGCAAATAGCCTTTTGGCTGAAACATACAGGCCTGTCTGGTTTCTGGAAGGTATTTCACCTGCATAACTGTCCACCTCCGCCTGATCGTAAGTGTTGTTTATACCTGCATCGAGCCATGTAGATTTATCCAGTTTATAAGTAGCTTCAATCTCACTGACCCATGACAGGGATTGTGTGGTGGACACTTCGGTTAATTTGTCGTCGTAGTCCAGGTGGTGGACCAATAAAGCCGATTGTCCGCGGAACATCCTTTTACTGTTTTGGCTCTTCCACTTTAAAACCGCTCTGTGAAATTCATCAGCCTGGGTTTCCCTTGCATCACCTGAGGCAGAAGCCGGGTCCGGAATATGTACCAGGTTGTCCTGATACCAATATTTCAGGCTTATATCACTGTTTCCATTGAGTTGGTAGTATAATTCTGACAATATACCATGCTGATCGATGGAGGCATTGTTTTGCTCCTCTTCCCGGGTTGTGTAACGGTTGAAATAGGTAAAATCATTGTCGGCATGGTTCACAAAGCCACGTATAGATGCCCGCACTTTTTGATGTTTCCAGTTGACATTCGCGCCCGTATAGGTACTGCCAAAACTGCCTATTTGCTGAAATATCTTACCACCAAAGCCTTCCTGCATTGCAGCCTCCGTACCAAGATGAATGGCCCCACCCAGGGTACCCGAGCCGAAAAGGGACCCTGCACCACCATACTGGAGAGATACGTCATCCACAAAGCTTACTGGCATTAAAGTGAGGTCAAGGCTACCGTTGGTCGGACTTTGCAGGTTTATACCTTCCCAAAAAACAGCAGTATGATTACTTCCAGTGCCTCTTACAGAAGGAGTTGAAAGTCCACTCACACCATAAGACCTGATATTGGCTCCTGACAAATTGGTCAATAACTCAGACAGGTTACTGTACTCCGTAGCTTCTCTCTGTACAGGTGAAATTTTCTCCACCTTTTCACCAATGGTAAACTTCTCCAGACGCGTTCCCTCAATGCTGATCTCATCCAGAACCAACGCCGTGGTATCTTCCTGGGCAGCCACATGCTGAACGAAGATGCCTGTAACCAAAGGTAATAATAGAATTCGCAGATAACTCATTCGACAACGTGTTAATGAGCCTTAAATAGAAGCCATTAAGAAATGGGCGAAATGATGGATAACATAGCGTTCACTTCTTAAAGCCTCAACTCCCGAAGGCCCAGATATAAAACTATTGGCAGGTCTCCTGGCTTACCCGACTTTGAGGACCTTCCCATCCCGACAGGTCAGGACAGTGGCAAAGATGATCAAAGCGTATTATCTGTACTGGTGTACAGGTCGGGATTACAGTTGCGGGGACAGCTCCGGAATGATCAGTAACACACTGAGGCACCGGATTCCCTTTTCATCATGATATGCCGTAAGGACTGATCATGAACCAATAATCGGCTCAAAGTTAGGAAAGAATTGAATAGCTCTAAACAAAATGGTTAATATTGTTCTGTATTCAACTAAAAGCACCGACCGATGAAGTTAAAGGTTCTGATTATTGTTTTTTCCATTTTAGCCATAGCCTGCAACCACTCTGATAAGGAGCGGAAAAGCAAAGAAATATTAACAGAAACTCCTGTTAATATTCAGTATGCCACTGGTTTCAGGGTTTCTTTAAAAGAAGGTTATCCTTTTGTGGAGGTACCCAGGCCCTATCAGGGTGCGGAAGAAGGTTTTAAATATTTGCTCGTGCCCAGAGGAGAGGAAATTCCGGCACACGACCGCGATGTTCAGATAGTGGAAGTGCCCATAAAAAGCATTGTCTGTACCTCTACCACGCATATTCCCTTGCTTGACTATATTAATGAAACGCAGAGCCTGACAGGCTTTACTACTACAGACTACATCAGCTCTGCTAACATGCGCAGCAGAATTGATTCCGGTTATGTAACTGAGCTGGGCATAGATAAGGAAATGAACATTGAGCGCCTGCTGGAGCTGGATCCCGAGGCTGTAATGGCCTATACAATTACCGGCGACTATGGACAGTTCCGCAAGATGAACCAGGCCGGAATACCGGTACTTATCAATGCGGAATACCTTGAGCGGCATCCTCTGGGACGTGCGGAGTGGATTAAATTCATGGCTTTGTTTTTTAACAAAACAGACATGGCAGACTCTGTGTTCAACGCTATTGAAAGTAACTACAATACAATGAGAGCAAAAGCCGCAAAGGCAGACTCCATGCCTACCTTATATAGTGGTGTGGTCTACGGTGATACCTGGTACCTCCCGGGCGGGGAAAACAATGCGGCTAAGTTGTTTGCCGATGCCGGAGCCAATTATTTGTGGCAGGACTCAACCACCGGATTTCTGGAATTAAGCTTTGAGTCGGTTTATGAAAAGGCACATGATGCTGACTACTGGGTGGGAGTTGCCTCTTATAATTCACTGGAAGAGATCAAACAGGCCGACCAAAGGTACTCCCGGTTTGATGCTTTTAAAAATGGAAATGTGTACAGCTACAATGCACGCATAGGAGCCACAGGCGGCAATGAATACCTCGAGCTTGGCTACCTCAGGCCTGACCTGATCCTGGCCGACCTGATAAGGATCTTCCACCCTGAATTACTGCCAGATAATGAGCTTTACTTTTACGAAAAGCTGAACTAAGAAACGGTGTAACCCAACAGACTTAAAGGGTATAAGCAAAAGTTGCTAGATTTACGGGTATTAAAAATGAAGGATGAATCAAAAAACACCGCTGATTGAATAGATCGTACACCATAAAATTAACATTGCTGCTGCCATTTTCGATTTTGGTATTATTCGTCGTGAATATCAGCCTGGGCAGTGTTTCCATTCCTTTTGATGAAATATTGAATGTGCTGACGGGCAGTGTTGCGAGCAAAAATAGCTGGACAAACATCATCCTTAATTTCCGGCTACCCAAAGCAATTACTGCCATAGCTGTGGGCGCGGCATTATCCATCAGCGGCCTGCTGATGCAAACGCTTTTCAGAAATCCTCTTGCAGGACCTTTTGTACTAGGCATTAGCTCGGGTGCAAGTCTGGGTGTGGCGCTACTGCTACTGGCGGGTATCTCCATCACCGGGAGCCTTGTTGCCTCCGGGCTTACAAGCTGGCTGGTGGTATCCGCCGCAAGTTTGGGCTCTGCACTGGTGCTACTGTTGGTAGTAGTTGTTTCGCTGAAAATTCGTGACAGCATGACGCTGCTCATCATTGGCCTTATGTTTGGCAGCCTGACCGGGGCAATAGTTAGTATTTTGCAGTTTTTCAGTAGTGGGGAGGAAATTCAAGTATACCTTTTCTGGACGTTTGGAAGTCTGGGCGGACTCAATTGGGACGAAATCACTGTACTCTGGATTATTGCCGGTTTGGGTATAGCCATTGCTTTTATAATGGTAAAACCACTCAACGCTCTGCTCTTAAGTGAAAACTATGCTCAAAGTATGGGGATCAACATCAAAACTTCCCGCTTTTGGATCATTATCAGCACCAGTCTGCTTGCGGGAAGTATTACAGCTTTCTGCGGTCCCATTGCTTTTATCGGAATCGCCATCCCTCACCTTACCCGGCTGCTGTTCAATACCTCCAATCATAAGATATTAATCCCTGCCGTAGCCATGGGTGGCATTATCGTCATGTTGATCTGCGACATTATTTCGCAGCTTCCCGGCAGTGAGCATGTGTTACCCATCAATGCCATAACTTCACTTTTTGGCGCTCCGGTGGTCATCTGGGTAATATTGCGCAGGGGCAGCATTAAACACTCTTTTTCGGGATGACAGAAGTAGACAACAACGATATCGCCCTGGCAATTAAAGATCTTGCCGTAGGTTATCACACCAAAAAGAGGGAGCTGGTGGTGTTGAAAAATATCAACCTCCACCTCAAACATGGAGAGCTGGTTTGCTTTATGGGACCTAATGGAGTGGGAAAATCGACTTTGCTACGAACCATCGCAGGAGTACAAAAACCTTTAGCCGGTGAGGTCAGAATTGAAGATGTTGACCTCTCTACTATTTCAATTGCGGAGCTATCTACTAAAATGAGCGTGGTGCTCACGGATGGTATCAATGCCGGAAATATGACCGGTTGGGAGCTTGTAGGGTTGGGCAGGTATCCTTATCTGGGCTGGCGGGTTGATTTTAGTAATAATGATCTTCGAAAAATTGAAGAGTCCATTACCCTCGCACAGGTATCGGCATACGTGGATAAGAAAGTGCATGAGCTTAGCGACGGTCAATTGCAGAAAATGATGATTGCGCGGGCACTATGCCAGGACACCCCGATCATGATACTGGATGAACCTACAGCCCACCTTGACCTGAACAACCGGGTGGCTATCATCAACTTACTGAAAGACCTGACGCGTAAAACAGGGAAATCCATACTGATAGCCACGCACGAACTCGACCTGGCCCTGCAATCGGCTGACCGCCTGTGGCTGGCAGGTCATCAGGCGCCGGTCATTTCAGGGTTCCCTGAAGATATGGTGCTTAACGGAGCCATTGACAGGGTGTTTGAGCTCAAAGGTTTTGACCTTAAAACCGGTCAATTGAAAAAGAAAAGCCTGGGCAAGAAGGTTTCGCTGCAAGGGGCAGGCTATCAATATCTCTGGACAAAAAATGCTCTGGAAAGAAACGGTTACGAGATTAGCAGTGAGGGTGATTTTCAGATTAGGATTATGGCCTCAAAAAACCTGAGCTGGGAAGTGGAAAACAAGGGCATTGTAGCTACCAATACCCTTGAAGAGCTTATCAATTATCTCAATCAGCAGAAGTTTTGAGGAGGCATTGCCAATCTACCGCTCATTAAGGCTCCAGTCGTATTCGTAATAGGCAATGGCATAAGAGGTTGGTATGTTCTTGGTGCGGTACTTATTGATGAATTCGAGTACTGAGCTTTCCCCTCCCATCACAAAATCTTTATGGTACCATTCAAATATTTTTGATAATTGTACTTTCTTCTGATCTGGCCTTACTCTCAGCCAAACCGGGTCATTGAGTGCAAGCTTTGTACGGGTATCCAACTGCTGATCGAGCTGGCCGGGCATGTAGGCAAAATCTGCCAGTGGCGGGCAGCTTACGGCGGCACAAGCCAGGGCAAAATGGATTCTGGGGTCTTTATAAGCCAATATTAGTTTTTTAATCTCAAGAAAATTCAAGGTCATAGGTGTTCCTGCCACGGTATGTTTCACCTTGTCAAAAAAGCCACTTTGATCGAGGGGTGACTTGAGGGGGTAGTATTTTGACACCTGATAGATCACAATCAGGTTATAGGCATTGATATAGAAGGCCTTCGCCTCGGTATCGGAGGCTGCGGAAAGATCTGCCTCACCGATTGTTTTATATAGCGACTCTATTTCGGAAAACTGGCTATTGATAGTTTTATAGGCTACTTTTCCATTTTGCACATACTTCTTTAAAAAAGCATCTGATTGCTTAAAAAAACTATCAAGATTAAAACCAACGGCAGGTGTCAGCGATATGCCAAATAAAAATGCAACGACAAACTTTTTCATAATTATTGTATTTGTATCCAGGCCTGTTTACGGAAAGGTTCCTAAGGTAGTTTGTCAGTGAACAGACATATTGTCAATTTAGTATGTGACCTCAATTCGGTAAATTGTAATTTAAAGGTTCATGTCGGGCTGTTGAC
This region of Fulvivirga ulvae genomic DNA includes:
- a CDS encoding TonB-dependent receptor plug domain-containing protein; the encoded protein is MSYLRILLLPLVTGIFVQHVAAQEDTTALVLDEISIEGTRLEKFTIGEKVEKISPVQREATEYSNLSELLTNLSGANIRSYGVSGLSTPSVRGTGSNHTAVFWEGINLQSPTNGSLDLTLMPVSFVDDVSLQYGGAGSLFGSGTLGGAIHLGTEAAMQEGFGGKIFQQIGSFGSTYTGANVNWKHQKVRASIRGFVNHADNDFTYFNRYTTREEEQNNASIDQHGILSELYYQLNGNSDISLKYWYQDNLVHIPDPASASGDARETQADEFHRAVLKWKSQNSKRMFRGQSALLVHHLDYDDKLTEVSTTQSLSWVSEIEATYKLDKSTWLDAGINNTYDQAEVDSYAGEIPSRNQTGLYVSAKRLFAERLEANLGLRETLSDGDLSPVMPSLGLNYSLNNDFSLKSKVARSYRIPTFNDLYWKGAGAVGNPDLEPELGWSTELGILSEKRFGNSQLSVELTGYSNTISQWIQWVEVESVWSPVNVQKIWARGAELILKYGYRLSDDWKLQFWGNYSYTKSTKQEISEGGNLQELDKQVIYTPLHQGKASLNLVHAHFTLGINQLYIGEQYVTGDNRRSIDPYTLTGVSASYKFLLSQKHTLRISGQVKNAFNEDYEIRNARPMPRRNYHLSIIYQFN
- a CDS encoding ABC transporter substrate-binding protein → MKLKVLIIVFSILAIACNHSDKERKSKEILTETPVNIQYATGFRVSLKEGYPFVEVPRPYQGAEEGFKYLLVPRGEEIPAHDRDVQIVEVPIKSIVCTSTTHIPLLDYINETQSLTGFTTTDYISSANMRSRIDSGYVTELGIDKEMNIERLLELDPEAVMAYTITGDYGQFRKMNQAGIPVLINAEYLERHPLGRAEWIKFMALFFNKTDMADSVFNAIESNYNTMRAKAAKADSMPTLYSGVVYGDTWYLPGGENNAAKLFADAGANYLWQDSTTGFLELSFESVYEKAHDADYWVGVASYNSLEEIKQADQRYSRFDAFKNGNVYSYNARIGATGGNEYLELGYLRPDLILADLIRIFHPELLPDNELYFYEKLN
- a CDS encoding iron ABC transporter permease — its product is MNRSYTIKLTLLLPFSILVLFVVNISLGSVSIPFDEILNVLTGSVASKNSWTNIILNFRLPKAITAIAVGAALSISGLLMQTLFRNPLAGPFVLGISSGASLGVALLLLAGISITGSLVASGLTSWLVVSAASLGSALVLLLVVVVSLKIRDSMTLLIIGLMFGSLTGAIVSILQFFSSGEEIQVYLFWTFGSLGGLNWDEITVLWIIAGLGIAIAFIMVKPLNALLLSENYAQSMGINIKTSRFWIIISTSLLAGSITAFCGPIAFIGIAIPHLTRLLFNTSNHKILIPAVAMGGIIVMLICDIISQLPGSEHVLPINAITSLFGAPVVIWVILRRGSIKHSFSG
- a CDS encoding ABC transporter ATP-binding protein: MTEVDNNDIALAIKDLAVGYHTKKRELVVLKNINLHLKHGELVCFMGPNGVGKSTLLRTIAGVQKPLAGEVRIEDVDLSTISIAELSTKMSVVLTDGINAGNMTGWELVGLGRYPYLGWRVDFSNNDLRKIEESITLAQVSAYVDKKVHELSDGQLQKMMIARALCQDTPIMILDEPTAHLDLNNRVAIINLLKDLTRKTGKSILIATHELDLALQSADRLWLAGHQAPVISGFPEDMVLNGAIDRVFELKGFDLKTGQLKKKSLGKKVSLQGAGYQYLWTKNALERNGYEISSEGDFQIRIMASKNLSWEVENKGIVATNTLEELINYLNQQKF
- a CDS encoding DUF547 domain-containing protein, translated to MKKFVVAFLFGISLTPAVGFNLDSFFKQSDAFLKKYVQNGKVAYKTINSQFSEIESLYKTIGEADLSAASDTEAKAFYINAYNLIVIYQVSKYYPLKSPLDQSGFFDKVKHTVAGTPMTLNFLEIKKLILAYKDPRIHFALACAAVSCPPLADFAYMPGQLDQQLDTRTKLALNDPVWLRVRPDQKKVQLSKIFEWYHKDFVMGGESSVLEFINKYRTKNIPTSYAIAYYEYDWSLNER